The Alnus glutinosa chromosome 10, dhAlnGlut1.1, whole genome shotgun sequence DNA window tctctatttttctatttgaacaaaaatttaaaaatcaaaaaaatactcAATAGAAGTGAAATTGAAAGGAAGCAGTTTATAAGATTTGATTCCAACTTTCGTTATTGACAATAAAAAGTAGCCCTGTAAAAGAATCCACAAAGAGTTAAGGGCTGAGTGCAAAATCCAGAGTTATAGAAATACAAATGAAGGGAACATACCTTGTTAATTCAGAGCATCCCCAATTCTCAAGTTCTCAATAATTTTTGGTGATGACATGAGAGAGACTCAATTGCTCAGTTCTGGCATAGTGAAGTAAATGAAGAATTAACCAGTGGGCAGAGTATTCAGAGCATTCTTTAATTCTAACAATGCGTAGCCATCACTAGCATGAACTGTTTGAGCAAGGCTATCTTGAGACTCCTTTAACACGAGAGAAACCATGAATATTAATTTTGGGGTTCACCATACCTCAACGCTCGCAAAAGCTTGAATGTTGATGACAATGGCGATGATGATCCATTATATATCCTTTTTAGAACCAAGCCCAAGTTCTTCCTTCTATCGGGCACAGAGGGGAGTAGGCCTTCTTTTGCTTGGAGGAGCCTTTGGCAGTCTAGAGAACTCTATCAGAGGGGTTAATGTGGAGGGTGGGGAATGGTGCAAATGTTAGAATTTGGGGTGATCGGTGGATTAATTCTACTCCAACTCATATGATTGAAGATACAGTTCAGATTCTACCTATAAAAGCAAAAGTAGAGGAATTGATTAACTTACAGGAAAATTGGTGGAATATCCCCCTCTTCAAGCAGATTTTTTCACAAGCAACTGTGGAAAACATCTGCTCAATGGCGATTTGTCCTCACTTGCTGCAGAATCGGTTGGTGATTTCTCTGTTAAGAGTGCATATCATTTGGATGTTAGAAGGCGGTCTAGCTCAGTCCCTAGCACTTCTGTTTCTGGTATTCCTTCTCCCATTTGGTCGGCTATCTGGTCTTTGCAGGTTCCCAAATATGTGCAATCTTTTCTCTGGCGTGCCTGTAGAGACTTGCTGCCAACACGAGATAAATTATTACTGAGGAAGATTGTCCAAGACCCTTTTTGCCCAATGTGTGGGACAGAAGCCGAGACCCCAGGACACTTACTTTGGTGGTGTGATTCGGCTAGAGTAGTTTGGGCAGAGGGTTGTCGTCGGCTCCAGAAATGCTCAAGTCTGACTGGCTcttttattagtatttttgaGTACCTCTCAGGTCTCTTGGATCAATCGGAGCTTGAATGGTTTGGAGTGGTGTCTCACAAATTATGGGCTCGCAGGAATCAAGTGGTATTTGGGGGAGAAGTTTGGCATCCTAGGTGTTTGTTGAAAAGTGCCAATGAGGGTCTGGAGGATTTCCGTGCATCTTAGGTTGCTCATGTCCTCCCTTCAAGGGGAATTGGAGAGCTTCACGTTACCTGGTCTCCACCTCCGTGTAATGGGTTCAAGATTAACTGGGATGCGGCTGTGGATCGAAGGAAGAAGCTTATTGGAATTGGGTTGGTTGCCCGTGATCATTTGGGTGGAGTTCGTGGTGTTATGTGTTCGACGGTGGCTTATATTTCGTATTCAACCTTAGCTGAAGCACTGGCAGCAAGAAAAGGTGTTGAGCTTGCACGGACAGCTGGGTATTCGGTCATTTACACTGGAGGGTGATTTTATGGTGACTGTGGAGGCTTTGAAGAAGAGTGATTTTTCTTCCTGTGTCTATGGGGGAGTGGTTTGTGGCATTATTTCTCATCTCTCTGATTTTGAATTGCTTGATTTTTctttggggtaattactttttttttcctatgaactatcaaaaaatgcgcgatgctcccatgaactatcaactcgaccaaaatagaatattcaactaccaaagacaaccattttttccccttccgtcagttaaaGGGGTTAAAATAAACGGTCAAcgagtcacgtgaccgtcacaggCCGTTTTACccacattttcttcctcttctcttcccatgaactaccaccatcttcctcttttccccccatgaactaccttCATCTTTCAACATATCCTCATGTAAAatggcacatgacccgttgactgtttcttttaacccctctaactgacggaatggaagaaaatggttgtttttggtagttgaatactctattttggtcaagttggtagttcatggggacatcacgcattttttggtagttcatggggggaaaagataattacccatttttcttttgttcaaagAGGTGGTAATAGTGTAGCCCATGAAGTTGCTAAGCTTGCTGTTTCATCTCTCTACCAGTTGTGGATTGACTCTTTTCCTAATTCTTTGTCAAGTTGTATCAGAATAACTATTGTAATCTTGCTATTTAATGAGATtaggatttcttttcaaaaaaaaaaaaaaaaggacaatagCGTTTTTTAAGCATCTACCAACTACTTTAATTTGAAttactacttaaaaaaaaaaaaaaaaacaaaaaaaattactttgaaTTACTAATGCCTTTAACTTCACGTGCCGGCATGTGGATCTCACGCTCCAGCTCACTTGCATGGAGCTCTCCTCTCCTCCGCTAGATGCCGAAGTTGctggttttttgggtttttttagttgtttatttgtttttgttattttatgttacAATGTCACATGGGTTATTGTCTCCTTTAAGAGAAGACTTTTGTAACTAAATTTGTGTTGGTGTCTCTCTCTTCTGCAATCTAAGATTCTGATTCTAACAATACTTTTACAGTATTGTTGGGCGGTGGCGGACCCAAGCTTGTAAAAATGgaggggtcaaattgaaaacaaaaaattttaaggggacaaaactaaaaaaattaaaaaaaattagggggtaaaatttattttattttatttttgaatttttatgaattttttttaggaaaaattttggggcttggggaGGCTTGGCCACCCTAGCCCTTATGCAGGTCTGCCCCTGTTGTTGGGAAATTCACCTATTTTTCGTTCATAGGTTTGTCCACTCTTTCCTTTCGAATCAAGAGTGAAAACGATCCTCCAAGTAACATCTTCTTtattcaattaaataaataaataacctgAAAGAACGTACACACCGTCGATCCGTCTTACTGCAAGAAAAGGGTCTCTTAGTTTATGCCTAGGCAAAGAACCTGTTTTGGCTAgcaggaattttatttttatttttatttttttcattctttgtgtGATTTCACTTGAAGTCGTTATTAACGGTAACCTCTAAACCTTTATCGCTGAACTTGGCACacgaaaaatataaaataagagtGTCGGAATGGAAGAAATGTCTGAAGTAGCCAACAAATTTCAACTCTATCAAGCACTATATATACCATTCGATATATTACATGAGATAGAATATTAACTTAATCTTTATGCTCAACAACACAAAAAGCTCTCTCGATTAATTTTCATTCATATCATCACATATTCTAACCATATGTCTGTTTGCAGTAACTCCCATCATAATATTAATATGGCAACAATAGCCAGCTGTTTACTCGGAACAACGTATCCAACAATGCTTTTTTCTTCACATCTCTCAGGAAACAAAATGGACAAATGAGTAGTAGCAAAAGATTAAGCGAAATCGCCAAGCTCGGCCATAATTAATCCACATCAACCACGATTTTTCTTGAAGTTAATACaatctcaaactatcaattcaAATACACCAAACATCTATTCCTAAATTTGTGAAAAAGGCTAAAAAACAGCAACATCTAGCTCTCAAATACTGTCCTACATTTGTAACTTCCAACATCGgaaacaacaaaaccaacattatcaataaaaacatatatgtAATTTATCTTCAATTCCTTAAGTGGCCTATAtgccaacacacacacacacacatatatatatctatatatatatcatttattatatttaataatagatTGTATATATGGTGTACAATATGGTAATTTAACCTGATAGTAGGGCCGGCTCAAAGCCTAGGCAAGTTAGGCACTCGCCTAGGGCCCCCGATTTGATgaggcccaaaaaaaaattctaggcccaattttttttttaatttaaggcccaaaatttttttagtaaggtccaaaaaaaaattcataaaacttAATGCCTctaaataagtaatttaaaaaaggacttaatttaataaggccccaatATAATAAGCCCATGGTAACTTATCAAATagaaatttaatagaaaatgacTAGTTTATTCAAAAGATTTAGATagagtattttgtttttgtttacaaGTTGTTTAATTCAAAACCTAATAGAATGCAACTAGATAATGAAGGAACTAATGACTTGAAAAATCTTAGCGCTAAACTTAAAAGTCGTGAAGTCTTagtgtttaattaatataataataatattaatttttttttttttttttactttaattttttttttaaggcccCATTTTGAAGTTTCGTCTAAGGCCTCAAAATATATTCAGCAGGCTctggcactatatatatatatataaagtttaaaaaatgaaaaaaaaaaaaaaaaaaaaagaaaaaaaaaaaagaagaggggtggctgaccaccccaTGGTggccctcttcttttttcttttttctttttttttttcaatttttttttcaattttcttatttttaattattttttaaagattttattttttattttttttatatagtatcACATGTCAATATCAGcggttgacatgtggcaagaCGTTAAAATTTGCAATCTAACCGAGGtgccaaatgagtttttacccctaattcaggtactacctatgatacaaaacaaaattgaggtactaaatttaaaaacacgtaaaacttaAATACTAATGAGgtatttaaccttaaaaaaaatcacgtgACTTGACTTCCGTTCGGATTTAACACTGAATCCTGACGGAATACCCTTATGTGAaggtttttgatagtttaatacTCCAGTTTGAGAGAAATGATAGTTCGGTACCTTTCTGTCATAATGACGGATATTTCAGAACCCTTCTGTGAAGTTAACCCTAATAATTTTAGTAACCGTATCAAGAAATATGTAATTGAGAATGGAAGTGGAAGcgtgtaatattttttttttctttttgttctttttaatcaatttttttaggaaaatatgTTGCCACTGTTTTATGCGATTTTGACAATAAGattccattttttaattttgcgaATTTAAGActtgaatttacaaaaaaaaaaaaaaaaatcagttaatacttttttccttttttctcttaaaaataaataatgaaaatataattatactattccaattaaaaaaattaaaaaattaaaaaaaatactggacTTAGGGTTGGAGCCCGTCGTGGAGCCATCTCTCCtctagttcttttttttttttttttttttggcttttttctattctttttataaattaataagaagagaataattatattttcatgtcatttatttatttattgagaaTAAAATGAACAGAcgtcttaaatttaaaatcatcTTAAATTCGGGTCTTAACtttgtaaaatttaaaattgtggtctttttttttttgaaacaaatctCTTCTGTATTATTGCCAAGAATCAGCAGAAAATGACCTCAAAGAAAAGGTCTAGGGATTACAAAGCTCCCTAAAAAGTTGAGTACAAATCAAACTAGGAGGGGACTCAACCCATCTACATCTAGTATCTAAACAGTGAGAAGCAGCTTCTTGTGCAAGAGAATGAGCCACCCATTTGCGTCACGTCGACAATGAGCAAAAGAAGTAGACCGGAAAGACCCCAATTCATGATGTATGCTCTCAACAAAGTGTCCAATACTGTGTAGGTGAGAAGGAGCTGCAGATAAAGCTTGGAGAACTAAAAGCATCAACCATTTCTTTGCAGATATCCACAATGCCACTGCCCCCTTGTAATCACCAACATTGGACACCACCCTCCAATGCTGGGTCAAGACTCTGCTCAAATCAAATGGGTTCTTCGTTGTAATTGTTTTGAGCCATGGGCAGTATCCCCAATGGCAAGGTTGAAAAAGAGCTTGCCAATGCTGTATTTTGCCAATTAACTGACCAAACTGTCTTTGGTTACGAAGTTGTGCACATAAATACTGTTGTGACAATAATAAGTTAAGGATCCCCAATGAAGCAGAAAATAgcagaataaaaaataacacaaccACACAAGACAagaagatttaagtggttcggcttaATAAGCCTACATCCACTGGTGGAGACGACCCAGAAcaaattcactatcaaaagaaTAGAGTACAAAAAGTAATACAGAGAAAACCACTCAAACCTAAAAGTAttaatacacccaaatctcactctAACTCACActcaaaaaaagaattatacaaAACAGAAAACATTCTAAATTCTCTAAGCCACCGTGTGGCCAACACAAATAATGAGAGTCTCCAAAGTGGGATgcactctttcttcttctcttcaactAAAGTTGCTCTCCCCTTTACTCATTTTAGTTGCTGCCTCTCTCTATGTGTTTCTCTAACATGAAGTTACTGCCACTCTTCCAAAATGACCGAATGACACATACCATTTCGGAGCTCTCAGAACATCTACATAGAAGAGATGGTTGTACAAAGAGCTATTAGGGCACTGAATTTCACAGGCAAAAGAGAATcaaatactgaaaaaaaaaaacaaaaaaaaaaaaaacaagggggtggGGATAGTTTTAAGATCTTATCCCATGTATCAATTCCTAAAGACATCTTATGATCTACATTTTCTTTCTGCCTCTATGAAATCACTATTCATCAACTTTATAATCAGCTAATGGTTAATTTCTGTTGCAATTatccaataaaatttaaacttgCTAACGCAAACTAATTGGTAAATggatattaaaacaaaaaataaataatatacaaggaagtggtattttttttttttttttttgaaaaattcagaTAAAATAAGCATAAAGTTGAACTGAGCACGTGTTACCACAAGAAACTCTTGAAATtaacaaaactaagaaaagAAAGTATCCTtatctaatgctccgtttgtttctgcgtaaaatattttcaaatatttggTGCAACCAAAAATGATAGTCAATGAAaaacattttcggtttgacaaaaaaaaatacctttaaaGATTTGTAAATAGCTCATTGTCCATTTAGCCTAGAGGCCAATCTCTTACCAAGGCTGCAAAACCAGTGTCACGCTAGTGAACTCAAATGGCAGAATCTTGATTGAGTTTGTAGAATGTTAACATAATCAAGCATTGTGAGTATATGTATCAATTAACCTTAAACCAGTTTGGAGGATGACTTGTTATTTGATGAAGAGAATGGCATAAAGACATGAGTcctaaaaacacaaacacattgAAAACCCATTAATAACATACCAGCACCACATAGTCAACAGATGTTGTCACCATCTAAATCCAGCTTCAGTTTCACATCTCAACAGTTTGGTAATTGAAGGTATCAGAACCAGTACTAGCTTGCCATTGGTTTAGTGCTGGGTGGATATTAGACAACCTGCCATTTTGTTACCATGAATCAAGTCATCCACCTTAATAGGATCATACAACATATAAACACAAGAAAATCCTATGCTGCCATTGATTACCTTTTCGAAACAACAACCACAAAACCAATATATTACATCACATAATCCAGCAAGTTTCCATTGCCTCATCTGAAGCACAGGTTCCACAAAAATCAACAAACATTAATTCCATCTGGTACGGTCCATAGGATGGCATATCTCAGTTACCACTACCACCAGGCCCACCACCAAAGAGGTAACCCAAAGAAGATCCACCGCCTGGGGCAGCATGAACCTTAGTAGAGGGTCGATCCTGCACCGAGGAAGAAAATGatcaattaatttatatttaattgttacTTGGCTAATAATTTTCAATCACAATGAAACATACGAGCATGTTGTAGACAAACAATTAAATCAGCATCATTTTAGAGTGTTCACAATCAATGATAATGAGAATAGCCTGACTACCATTAATAGTATTCAGTAACCAACCATTGACACCCGCAGATATGCTAATATATTCCATTGATTACCTCCTAAAATTAATTTGTCCAAAAAGTGGCCCTTTTCATCTTAGCATCTTTTAGGAGTTGAGGTGCTGAATGGTTATTCAGAACCTACACGTACacttccaacaaaagaaaaagaaaccgaAATGCCCATGATGTTGATTTGGCACAACACTTTCACAAGTACCTATTCATCCCAAAATAGCTGAACATCTGAATCAACTaagaaaaaacaacacaagcatagtaaattgataCAGAAGATCTACACACATGTGCATCAGATGATATCAATAGTTTATGCATAGTGCTTTTCATACATCTTGGCAAAATAATGCATCAACACAAGTTTATGGTAGTGCTAATGCAGAttccaataaaaaattcaaagcagTTGCTAACCCAGTTTCAAATAAATTAGAAATGTTTtttgatacaaataaaaccaTTCATTATAAATAGCAGATTAGGCTTCATCTGCCTCCTAGTTCCAACTCACAGATCCTTACGGGTAATACCATAGCTAAATTCAACTAATTTGAAtgattaaaaatcacatttaatatatatatatatatatatacaactttCTTTTCAAGTAGAGAAGTGTTGAGTTTCTTGTGTTACCTCTTCAGTGTACATATAAAGCAATTTTTGTTCACCGATAATCATCAACCTAGCAAAAGTAGGACAGCAGCACATGATGTTTCATTGATTAATTAGCAAATTTTAGGGGAAGGATTGTGGCTTTGAACTTATGAAGGATGGAAATGGAGATTAATGGCAAAACTTGTTGATTCAAAGCATCCCCAATTTCATATGtagttttcaataatttttggcGGTAACTTGAGAGAAACTCAACTTCTTATGTCCAGAATGGTGAAACAAATGATCATGAAGAAGTGACAAGTGGGAAAagcattttcttttatcaaacaTCAAAAACGTACTGGAATTCACTCAAATCCAACCTTGATTTAACTGAATCAAACTTGCAAACAATGAAAGCCAAATCCACatcaatttttagaaaaatgaaacaattaaataacaaaattacaaaaaaaacaaaaaaacaaaacaaaacaaaatatatggcAGCACTCAAATGTCACCTGTCAGACTGTATTTCTTCCAATTAACCTTTCTTCCAAGCAAATTCAGGCCTACATATGATTTAACTTCTATCATTAGCTACATCTAGAAACCAATTAAAACGCTAATTACAAACAATGTCTGCTAAGAGGTACCTACACCGGCAAAAGCTTGGATGGCGATAGCAATGACCACGACCCATTATCCCAACTCCTTCCCTCCATTGGGCAAGAGGATCGACTGCTTACATCAAATCAGATGTACCTACATATACACATTTGCTAATTTTCAATACACAAAAGGCCAAGTACTAAAAGCTTTGGGTGCCcagaaagagaaatgctacaaagTATTTTcttatcattcttttttttcaaaattaaccaATGGATTTTGATCTTTAACATGtggattttgaaaaaagaattataagaGAAAGATGAAAGAATATTAAATAGCATTTATCGGCtagaaaacaaatgaaaagaaaagactaCACTTAGAAATAATTGTTAATACACTGTTTGGTTGACCAAAACATTGAATTTTGCACTCCATATGATATCCTATATTCCTATTTCGGCTCTTTCTTCTATTCTGAAATAATTTACTGAAagtctttaaatattttttgtcaagtaaaaaagaaaacatattaAAGTAATAGTATGTTTGGTACTTGTAAAAaccttgaaaataaaaaaattaaaagcctCACTTTTGAATTATGTGCCACTCGATCTATTAATAAGCAAATAAAtcaaagagagacagagagagagagagagagagtacttgtTTTGAATGACGATACTTGTGGACTCttgctagacttttagcttatTCAATCAATTCAGCATCAATCCATTTTTCTTCTATGTGAGCAATCTTGCGccattcttttccctttttagcTCGCCACTCTTTCTTCAATAAAGGACAACTGCGGATTTGTAGAAAAGAAAGGGAGGGAGGCAGCCCCTGTTCTGGCATGTACTTGAGCTTAGGGCAGTCAGCTATCCCTAGGTTTTCAAGTGCATTGAGGAGTTGAAGCCCCTTGTCCAAAGATTTCAAATCCAGAAAGTTAGAAATGGAAAGAAAGGTCAGATTGGTGGGCAGCAACTGTGCCTCTGGGAAGGACTCCACACCAGGTATGCCAGTGATTGTCAAACTTGTAAGAAATGGGAGGTTCTGCAAATCCCACCCCATCCGACTAGCAACAAGTTTGTCACATTGCAAAATGACAATACTTTTCATATTGGATGGCAAGCCCCCTTCAGGAAGCGACTCAACTTCTGGACAGTCAGTTACAGTCAAATTCTGAAGAGAAGGGAGGAGTACGTGCATCTTGTTAGGCAGTGATCTTAGACTCCCACAACGATTCATGAAAAGCAATGTAAGGCTAGGGGCACGCAATCCCTCTTTCGGAAAAGATACAAAATTATGGCAACCAATTATATCTATTTGCAAGGTGACTAAATCGTGTTCATAATGTTCTGGAACTGTAAGAGCTTCCAGATTGTTACAAAACGAGAATGGGATTTCAAAAAGCTTTGGGAATAAATCTAATGGAAATGACTTGAGAGAATCACAGTTGACCAACTCCAATTTTTGAAGGAATGAACACTCCAAGTGTGTCAGGAGCACTAACTTCACACATAATCTAATTTCAAGGGTTTTTAACGTTGAGGGAAGACCATTCTTAGGAAGGGACACAAGTGAGGAACAATTGTAGATCACTAACCTTTGAATGCCGCTGTTGGAGTCTATCATTCCTTCGGGAAAGGAAACAAGTGAAGAACAACCACTGATCTGGAGGGTTTTTAATGTAGAGGGAAGACCATCCTTTGGAAGGGACATAAGTGAAGGGCAGTTGTGAATTATTAACTCTTGAAGATTGCCATTGGAGTCTATCATTACCTCGGGAAGGGACTCTAATGCATTAAATCCTCCAATTTTGAGCTTATGCATTCCAGTTGGCAATTCCTTTAACAACATCTCATTACAATAGCTTAGCTCCAACTTACGAATAGTAGGAGCCCTCGGGAGTGGAGCCACCAACTGTGGACTATTCTCAATCTCAAGTATTGCTAAAGAAGGAAGATGGACTGGCAATCCTCCTGTTAGCTTAGGGCAGTACCTAATATAAAGCTCTTCAAGTAGAGGAAAAACCCCACCTCCATTTTCGGCACCAAAAGAAATCCATTTCTCCCAATTCACCATCTCCTCGACATGTAGAACTTTTAGGGATCTAAATGACTTGACAGAAGAACTTTTGCCACAAAACTCATGGCCCACTGTAACAACTTCATCAAACCCAACTATAGAGAGATTATGTAGAGAAGGTAGCTGTCCAAGGGTTGGCAAGTTGCTGCAATATTTACAATTACGTAGAACAAGAGATGCTATATTAAAGAATGAAGGATGTCCTACCCAATCCGAAAAGCTTTTACCACCATAGTGTTCAATAGTGAGACTTTTCAGGTATGTATGGGGTCGGAGACTATCGAGTACCACAATTCTCTCGCTTTCTGAAAAGTTAGTATCAACATTCCATTCCAATACTAAGTCTTTGAGGTACTTTTTATCCCTCAAGCTTGCCTCTAGAGCATCCGTAGGAGATTCAACATTTTGGATCTCCAATATAGAAAGTGATCCCCGAATATTTGTAAGTTTTCCTAACTCCCTAATGCAAGACCCACTATGTTTGCCGGTGATAAATTTAGTCAATGTTTGGAGATTTTTTAATCTACCGAGTTGTTCTGGCATCTCTGTTATCCTGGTTCCAGAAATATCAAGATGCCGTAAATTAATGAGTTTATACATCTCTCTTGGCAATGCAGCAAGCTGCACACACCTTAACAAAATCAATGTTTGCAAATTGCACAACTGACATATAGAATCGGGCAGTCTTTGAACTTCAGTGAAAGAAAGGTCCAAGTAACGTAGATATTTAATTTTGCCAATTGAATCTGGTAATTCAGTAAAGTTTCGATACTTCGACACAGAAAGCACTCGTAAGCATCTTAGTGTTGGCAATAAATTATGTAGTACTTTTCCATTCAAGTGGTAGTAGGGGAAATTGTTTAGACATAGGAAAGTGCGCAACCTCTTAGCCTTGTGAATGGTCTCAAACTTCTTCAAGCTCAGAaacatttttttggaaaaatgggACAAGTGGCGAGTATTGTTTACAATCTCGTGAGAACAATCACCCTCTAACCTTAAAATAAATTGCCCAGATATAGATTTTGCTAAATCGCTCACA harbors:
- the LOC133879719 gene encoding putative disease resistance RPP13-like protein 1 isoform X1, coding for MAEIATIFVSPFLQVFFEKMASGDFVDFFRQRKLSDGLLKKLNTTFLTLNAVFEDAEELQVTKPVVKEWLDELKDAIYDAEEVLDEVATEALRSELDAEFQTTASKVRKSISAFHSSFAKEIETKIKEVLERLETLAKQKDVIGLREGVGGKSFERLPTTSLVEEYEICGRNSEKEEIINLLLSNDATSNEMGVIAIFGMGGIGKTTLAQLVYNNDRVKQQFDLEAWVCVSEEFDVFKVTKTILEAITLSPCYVTDLNQLQLKLKECLMGKKFLLVLDDVWNENYDKWETLCKPFKSGTQVSKVLVTTRNYSVASVMRASAMSHHLKELPEEDCWSLFAKHAFHDGNSNAHGELEVIGRKIMTKCKGVPLAVKAIGGVLRSKLDVDDWDKILESELWDLPIDEMGILPALRLSYKYLSSHLKRCFAYCSLFPKDYAFEKDQLILLWMAEGFLQQSKNKTMEEVGNEYFLTLESGSLIQKSSGDKSFFVMHDLVSDLAKSISGQFILRLEGDCSHEIVNNTRHLSHFSKKMFLSLKKFETIHKAKRLRTFLCLNNFPYYHLNGKVLHNLLPTLRCLRVLSVSKYRNFTELPDSIGKIKYLRYLDLSFTEVQRLPDSICQLCNLQTLILLRCVQLAALPREMYKLINLRHLDISGTRITEMPEQLGRLKNLQTLTKFITGKHSGSCIRELGKLTNIRGSLSILEIQNVESPTDALEASLRDKKYLKDLVLEWNVDTNFSESERIVVLDSLRPHTYLKSLTIEHYGGKSFSDWVGHPSFFNIASLVLRNCKYCSNLPTLGQLPSLHNLSIVGFDEVVTVGHEFCGKSSSVKSFRSLKVLHVEEMVNWEKWISFGAENGGGVFPLLEELYIRYCPKLTGGLPVHLPSLAILEIENSPQLVAPLPRAPTIRKLELSYCNEMLLKELPTGMHKLKIGGFNALESLPEVMIDSNGNLQELIIHNCPSLMSLPKDGLPSTLKTLQISGCSSLVSFPEGMIDSNSGIQRLVIYNCSSLVSLPKNGLPSTLKTLEIRLCVKLVLLTHLECSFLQKLELVNCDSLKSFPLDLFPKLFEIPFSFCNNLEALTVPEHYEHDLVTLQIDIIGCHNFVSFPKEGLRAPSLTLLFMNRCGSLRSLPNKMHVLLPSLQNLTVTDCPEVESLPEGGLPSNMKSIVILQCDKLVASRMGWDLQNLPFLTSLTITGIPGVESFPEAQLLPTNLTFLSISNFLDLKSLDKGLQLLNALENLGIADCPKLKYMPEQGLPPSLSFLQIRSCPLLKKEWRAKKGKEWRKIAHIEEKWIDAELIE
- the LOC133879719 gene encoding putative disease resistance RPP13-like protein 1 isoform X2, with protein sequence MAEIATIFVSPFLQVFFEKMASGDFVDFFRQRKLSDGLLKKLNTTFLTLNAVFEDAEELQVTKPVVKEWLDELKDAIYDAEEVLDEVATEALRSELDAEFQTTASKVRKSISAFHSSFAKEIETKIKEVLERLETLAKQKDVIGLREGVGGKSFERLPTTSLVEEYEICGRNSEKEEIINLLLSNDATSNEMGVIAIFGMGGIGKTTLAQLVYNNDRVKQQFDLEAWVCVSEEFDVFKVTKTILEAITLSPCYVTDLNQLQLKLKECLMGKKFLLVLDDVWNENYDKWETLCKPFKSGTQVSKVLVTTRNYSVASVMRASAMSHHLKELPEEDCWSLFAKHAFHDGNSNAHGELEVIGRKIMTKCKGVPLAVKAIGGVLRSKLDVDDWDKILESELWDLPIDEMGILPALRLSYKYLSSHLKRCFAYCSLFPKDYAFEKDQLILLWMAEGFLQQSKNKTMEEVGNEYFLTLESGSLIQKSSGDKSFFVMHDLVSDLAKSISGQFILRLEGDCSHEIVNNTRHLSHFSKKMFLSLKKFETIHKAKRLRTFLCLNNFPYYHLNGKVLHNLLPTLRCLRVLSVSKYRNFTELPDSIGKIKYLRYLDLSFTEVQRLPDSICQLCNLQTLILLRCVQLAALPREMYKLINLRHLDISGTRITEMPEQLGRLKNLQTLTKFITGKHSGSCIRELGKLTNIRGSLSILEIQNVESPTDALEASLRDKKYLKDLVLEWNVDTNFSESERIVVLDSLRPHTYLKSLTIEHYGGKSFSDWVGHPSFFNIASLVLRNCKYCSNLPTLGQLPSLHNLSIVGFDEVVTVGHEFCGKSSSVKSFRSLKVLHVEEMVNWEKWISFGAENGGGVFPLLEELYIRYCPKLTGGLPVHLPSLAILEIENSPQLVAPLPRAPTIRKLELSYCNEMLLKELPTGMHKLKIGGFNALESLPEVMIDSNGNLQELIIHNCPSLMSLPKDGLPSTLKTLQISGCSSLVSFPEGMIDSNSGIQRI